A window of Planifilum fulgidum genomic DNA:
GGACCTTTTCCGCCGGGCCGAAGAGCGGGAAGAGGCGCCCTTTTTCATTCTTCTGGACGGAATCGAGGATCCCCACAATTTGGGCTCCATTCTGCGGACGGCGGACGCGGCGGGGGCCCACGGGGTGATCATCCCGAAGCGCCGGGCCGCGGGCCTCACCCCCGCCGTCGGCAAAGCCTCGGCCGGCGCCGTGGAATACGTCCCGGTGGTTCGCGTGACCAATCTCCATCGGACGGCGGAGGAGCTGAAGGAGTCGGGATTGTGGATCATCGGCAGCGCTCCGGAGGCGGCTTCGGATTTCACCGAAGCGGACTACACCCTGCCCCTGGCGCTGGTCATCGGCAGCGAAGGGCGGGGCATGAGCCGGCTGATGAAGGAAACCTGCGATCTGCTGGTCCGCTTGCCCATGGCCGGGCGCGTCGCCTCCCTCAACGCTTCCGTGGCCGCCGCCCTTCTGATGTACGAGGTGCTGCGCCGCCGGAGGAGCCAGGGGGATCGCTGATGGAGGAATGGCTGATTGTTGACGGTTACAATGTCCTGGGGGCTTCCCCCGAGGCGGCTCAATCCGGCTCCCTGGAGGAGGCCCGGGACCGGCTGATCCGGCGGCTTTCGGAGTATCAGGCGATATCGGGGAGGAAGGTGATCCTCGTTTTCGACGCCCACCGCATGCCGGGAGCGGGAACGAAACAGGAGCTGGAGCAGATCGAAGTCCACTACACCCGCCACCGGGAAACGGCCGACGAGCGGATCGAAAAGCTGGTGCGACAGCTTCGGCGGCCCGGTCGGCAAATTTTTGTCGCCACGTCGGATTATTTGGAACAACGGATGGTGTTCGGGCAGGGGGCATACCGGATCTCTTCCCGGGAGCTTTTGAGGGAAATGGAAGCGGCCCGGGAAAATCTGAGGCGGGATGCGCTGCTCCGCCCAAAGCCGCGGAAAACGGGAATGGAGGGGCTGTCCGAGGAGGACAGACAGCGGCTGGAACGCTGGAGGAGGAAAAAATAGGCGGAAATTTGACGTTTTTGTAGCGACTCAGATATAATGAAATTACTATGGGGCTTCGAGCAAACAGGGTCGGAGGGATGATGGTGAGCGTTGACCTTCAATCCAGCAAAATGATCCCGCACAACAACTACCGAACGATGACTGACGAAGAATTGGTGGACGGTGTACGGTTGGGGGATACCGGGGCGCTGGAGTATTTGATCAATAAGTACAAAAATTTTGTCAGGGCGAAGGCGCGTTCCTATTTTCTCATCGGCGCCGATCACGAGGACATTTTCCAGGAAGGCATGATCGGCCTGTACAAGGCGATTCGCGATTTCCGGGGGGACAAGCTGGCTTCCTTCAAGGCCTTCGCCGAATTGTGCGTCACGCGGCAAATCATCACCGCGATCAAGACGGCGACGCGCCAGAAGCACATTCCGCTCAATTCATACGTTTCTCTGGACAAGCCCATTTACGATGAGGATTCGGAACGCACCCTGCAGGACGTCCTGACGGGCGGCAGTGCGACGGATCCTGAGGAATTGTACATCAACCGTGAGGAGCACGAGGACATCGAGGACAAAATGGCAAAGATCCTGAGCGAACTGGAACGAAAAGTGCTGATGCTTTACCTGGACGGCCGCTCTTATCAGGAAATCGCGGTCGACCTGAATCGACACGTCAAATCGATCGATAACGCTCTGCAGCGGGTCAAGCGGAAACTGGAGCGTTATCTGGAAATCCGCGAGGTCAGCTCTTAAGCCGCGCGCCGTCCCGGTTCCCGTCGGATGTCCAGCTCGCGCGAAAGACGCGCGATCGGGCCACCTCGCCCTGTTTTGTTATAGACTCCTTCGACACGAGTCCGCAATTTCCTCCTTGTTTTACAAAAGAAAATGTAAAACAATGAAGAGGTATTGATTTCCATCCGCCTTTCCGTCGGAAAATCCGGCGGGGAAAGGCGATTTTCCCCCGTTTTTGTCGGCGGGTGCGCCCCCCTCGGCCCCGGGGAGGGGCCTTTTCTTTTTGGGGAAAGACGCGGGACCCGGCTTTTTTTCGGGACTTGCGGCATTTTTCCCCCGGATTTTTCGGAAAGCTTTTCTTTGCTTGCCGCGGGCGGTTTATAACGGCGTCCATCCGGTGCATAATGGAAAGACGGACGGCCGACTGCCGAACATCCCCTTTTCGTCCCGCCCTCGGTGCGTTCACGGATCCGACGGATTGAATTGACAGGTCGTCGGCCTTGTGATAAAGTTTTGTGGGTATACATCCTTTGGCGGTTACGCCAATTTCTGCGGCAAGGAGGTGCGTTCCATGCGTGTGATCATTACGCTGGCCTGCACGGAATGCTCGGAGCGGAACTACACCACGACCAAAAACAAGCGGAAACATCCGGACCGGTTGGAGCTCAGGAAGTACTGCCCTCGGTGCAATGCACACCGGGTTCACCGTGAAACCAAGTGAGCGATGGAGATGGGAGTGACGGTTCCATGGGTTTTATCGGCCGCCTCGGAATCGGGATACGGAAAAGCTTTACCGGCATCATCGATTTTTTTAAAGGCAGTGTGACGGAGCTCAAGAAGGTTCGCTGGCCGAACCGGAAGGAGCTGATCAGCTACACCGCCGTCGTGGTGATCACGGTGCTGCTGTTGGCTCTCTTTTTCACGGTGATCGATTTAGGGATCGCCAAACTGGTGGACATGATCACCTGAAGCTGTCGGGGAGGAAAACGCCATAAGGGGGGGACAGGGCGGCGAAGCCCCAGGCATGGACAGGAACGATCAGGCCATGGAGAAAAAGTGGTATGTGGTCCACACCTATTCCGGATATGAAAACAAAGTGAAGACCAACCTGGAAAAGCGCGTCCGTTCCATGGAGATGCAGGATAAGATCTTTCGCGTTCTGGTGCCCGTGGAACAGGCGGTGGAACACAAGGACGGAAAGCGGAAAACCGTGATGCGCAAGGTTTTTCCGGGTTATGTCCTGGTCGAGATGATCATGACGGACGACTCCTGGTACGTCGTGCGCAACACGCCGGGTGTGACCGGGTTCGTCGGCTCGTCCGGGGCAGGGTCCAAACCGACCCCCCTTATGCCGGAAGAAGTGCAAGCCATCCTCCGTCAGATGGGGATGGAAGAAACCCGACCCCAGGTTGATTTTTCCGTGGGTGAGAGCGTCCGGGTGAAAAAGGAGCCCTTCACCGATTTCGTGGCAACGGTGGAAGAAGTGGATTTGGACCGCCAGCGGCTTCGGGTCCTGGTCAACATGTTCGGCCGGGAGACTCCGCTGGAGGTGGAGTTTGACCAAGTGGAGAAACTTTGATTTTCTCTTTTCCTTTGCCGGTGAATGTGTTACAATTGCCGTCTGTAAGCCCATGGTGCGCCCGTTGTTCGGTGGAAGGCGGCCGCTCGTCCGCCGCAAGTAAAACAGGCTTTTCGTAAAGGAATGGATTGGCGACCGGATCTCCTGCTCCTTTCGAGTTCCGGCCGACCGGAGCAGTCGCCGGCCGCCAGTGGGAGGGCATGACCCGAAGGAACCACACATGAGGAGGAGGTTGGTCATTGTGGCCAAGAAAGTGGTTAAAGTGGTGAAGCTGCAGATTCCCGCCGGCAAAGCGAACCCGGCGCCCCCCGTGGGACCGGCCCTCGGTCAAGCCGGCGTCAACATCATGGCTTTCTGCAAGGAGTTTAACGCGCGCACCGCGGATCAAGCCGGCCTGATCATCCCGGTGGAGATCACCGTGTATGAGGATCGTTCCTTCACCTTTGTCACCAAAACGCCGCCGGCGGCCGTTCTGCTGAAGAAGGCGGCCGGAATCGAGAAGGGTTCCGGCGAACCCAACAAGAACAAGGTGGCCACCATCAAGCGGAGCAAAGTGCGGGAAATCGCCGAGATGAAGATGCCCGACCTGAACGCCAACGACGTGGAAGCGGCGATGCGGATCGTGGAGGGCACCGCCCGCAGCATGGGCATCGAAATCGAAGATTGAGCCGCCATCAGGCTCTGCGGGACGTTGCCGGAATCCGGCAAGCGAGCGTGACGGTTGCCGCCACGGGCAATCTGCGCGCGTGTGGGAGGAATTTCCGCTACGACCACGAAAGGAGGATGAACCGTGGC
This region includes:
- a CDS encoding NYN domain-containing protein, coding for MEEWLIVDGYNVLGASPEAAQSGSLEEARDRLIRRLSEYQAISGRKVILVFDAHRMPGAGTKQELEQIEVHYTRHRETADERIEKLVRQLRRPGRQIFVATSDYLEQRMVFGQGAYRISSRELLREMEAARENLRRDALLRPKPRKTGMEGLSEEDRQRLERWRRKK
- the rplK gene encoding 50S ribosomal protein L11, which translates into the protein MAKKVVKVVKLQIPAGKANPAPPVGPALGQAGVNIMAFCKEFNARTADQAGLIIPVEITVYEDRSFTFVTKTPPAAVLLKKAAGIEKGSGEPNKNKVATIKRSKVREIAEMKMPDLNANDVEAAMRIVEGTARSMGIEIED
- the secE gene encoding preprotein translocase subunit SecE, whose protein sequence is MGFIGRLGIGIRKSFTGIIDFFKGSVTELKKVRWPNRKELISYTAVVVITVLLLALFFTVIDLGIAKLVDMIT
- the nusG gene encoding transcription termination/antitermination protein NusG, whose translation is MEKKWYVVHTYSGYENKVKTNLEKRVRSMEMQDKIFRVLVPVEQAVEHKDGKRKTVMRKVFPGYVLVEMIMTDDSWYVVRNTPGVTGFVGSSGAGSKPTPLMPEEVQAILRQMGMEETRPQVDFSVGESVRVKKEPFTDFVATVEEVDLDRQRLRVLVNMFGRETPLEVEFDQVEKL
- the rlmB gene encoding 23S rRNA (guanosine(2251)-2'-O)-methyltransferase RlmB encodes the protein MNTEWIVGRRSVLEAMKAGRELEKLLVAEGAAKGGLADLIRQARQKGIPVQQVPRSRLDRLAEGANHQGVAAEAAAYKYARLEDLFRRAEEREEAPFFILLDGIEDPHNLGSILRTADAAGAHGVIIPKRRAAGLTPAVGKASAGAVEYVPVVRVTNLHRTAEELKESGLWIIGSAPEAASDFTEADYTLPLALVIGSEGRGMSRLMKETCDLLVRLPMAGRVASLNASVAAALLMYEVLRRRRSQGDR
- the sigH gene encoding RNA polymerase sporulation sigma factor SigH codes for the protein MSVDLQSSKMIPHNNYRTMTDEELVDGVRLGDTGALEYLINKYKNFVRAKARSYFLIGADHEDIFQEGMIGLYKAIRDFRGDKLASFKAFAELCVTRQIITAIKTATRQKHIPLNSYVSLDKPIYDEDSERTLQDVLTGGSATDPEELYINREEHEDIEDKMAKILSELERKVLMLYLDGRSYQEIAVDLNRHVKSIDNALQRVKRKLERYLEIREVSS
- the rpmG gene encoding 50S ribosomal protein L33, whose amino-acid sequence is MRVIITLACTECSERNYTTTKNKRKHPDRLELRKYCPRCNAHRVHRETK